One part of the Vitis riparia cultivar Riparia Gloire de Montpellier isolate 1030 chromosome 6, EGFV_Vit.rip_1.0, whole genome shotgun sequence genome encodes these proteins:
- the LOC117915904 gene encoding spermidine coumaroyl-CoA acyltransferase-like has product MATHKNTIHIPFLLEKKDVVLVKPAKPTPSEVLSFSTIDNDPNLEIICQTIYAYKAKRFSSSDDNGHDLASSNGKTHDLDSCDPASVISDALSRVLVYYYPLAGKLKRHSDGELRLNCNAAGVPFLVATANCELSSLGYLDGITVELAKPFVFDWPGDGGDGRHPLVLQVTKFSCGGFTIGMGISHSVCDGFGAAQFFRALAELASGKSEPTVKPVWERERLVGTPRKTPFQIPIDEASLATSPHLPPTEIVHDCFNVNSESIKRLKTSLMKQCGDEAPKEGFTTIEALSAYVWRSRFRALELNSDGTTLFSMAVGYRRLLNPPLPDGYYGNAFGPANATTMGKDLNEGPLSRVSKLIKESKKIACSSDNIWNSIDMLESMRRQNIKFETNDATVVVTDWRRLGLVEEVDFGWKEPVNMIPVPWNMFNYVGLCILTSPSSLDPAMKGGVRVLVSLPAAAIPKFKEEMNALSLGDDKALA; this is encoded by the coding sequence ATGGCAACCCACAAAAATACCATCCATATCCCCTTCTTGCTTGAGAAGAAGGATGTTGTGCTTGTTAAACCTGCAAAACCCACTCCTTCTGAAGTCCTTTCTTTCTCTACCATTGACAATGACCCCAATCTTGAGATCATTTGCCAAACCATTTATGCGTACAAAGCAAAGAGATTTTCCTCTAGTGATGATAATGGTCATGATCTAGCTTCCTCGAACGGGAAAACCCATGATCTGGATTCTTGTGACCCAGCTAGTGTAATCAGTGACGCCCTCTCCAGAGTGTTAGTTTATTACTATCCTCTAGCTGGGAAGCTCAAGAGGCACAGTGATGGAGAACTTAGACTCAACTGCAATGCTGCTGGGGTGCCTTTTCTAGTGGCAACAGCCAATTGCGAGCTTTCTTCCCTCGGTTATTTAGATGGGATTACTGTTGAACTTGCTAAACCCTTTGTGTTTGATTGGCCAGGCGATGGTGGCGATGGTAGACACCCTCTGGTGCTGCAGGTGACTAAGTTTTCTTGTGGGGGTTTCACAATTGGAATGGGCATATCCCACTCAGTCTGTGATGGGTTCGGTGCTGCTCAATTCTTCCGTGCCTTGGCTGAGCTTGCAAGCGGAAAGAGCGAGCCAACTGTGAAACCAGTGTGGGAGAGGGAGAGGTTAGTGGGAACACCCAGAAAAACCCCCTTCCAAATCCCTATAGATGAGGCTTCTTTAGCAACTTCACCACACTTGCCACCCACTGAAATTGTGCATGACTGCTTCAACGTGAATAGTGAGAGTATCAAAAGACTCAAAACTAGCTTGATGAAACAATGTGGGGATGAAGCTCCCAAAGAGGGTTTCACCACCATTGAAGCCCTCAGTGCCTATGTTTGGAGATCTAGGTTTAGAGCCTTAGAATTGAACTCAGATGGAACAACCCTCTTCTCCATGGCTGTGGGGTATAGACGCCTTCTCAATCCCCCTCTGCCTGATGGGTATTACGGGAATGCTTTTGGTCCTGCAAATGCCACAACAATGGGGAAGGATCTCAATGAAGGACCTCTCTCAAGGGTTTCCAAACTGATCAAAGAAAGCAAGAAGATTGCTTGTAGCTCTGACAACATTTGGAACTCAATAGACATGCTGGAGTCCATGAGACGACAAAATATAAAGTTCGAAACCAACGACGCAACCGTGGTTGTAACAGACTGGCGAAGACTGGGTCTAGTTGAAGAAGTAGATTTCGGGTGGAAGGAGCCTGTGAACATGATACCGGTGCCATGGAACATGTTCAACTACGTGGGTTTATGTATTCTCACTTCTCCTTCCAGTCTGGATCCTGCAATGAAAGGTGGGGTGAGGGTCCTTGTTTCCCTTCCTGCAGCTGCCATACCCAAGTTCAAGGAAGAGATGAATGCCCTCAGTCTTGGAGATGACAAGGCTTTAGCTTGA
- the LOC117915989 gene encoding putative pentatricopeptide repeat-containing protein At3g23330 produces MLQKNFSWTRRITCLANQVQSRKAITEFRQLQKSGQKITEFLLSSVVKVCGRVEALQEGKQAHCLILKLGFNADLILMTTLLDMYSKCTNIQEACRVFEEMPQRDVVVTNSMISGLCRCHLPSYAIDLFTKMNESERDVGTWNSLISGLGQNLEGRTALIIFGRMRVEDVEVDVMTMMSILSICADMAMMVHAQQVHGLVIKSGFEQYLPVGNAIVDMYAKCGCMDDACLCFQNMPFKNVISWTSLISGYAKHGLGIEALKAFQQMEMEGVVPNKITFLGTLYACSHAGLLQEGWSNFTTMVHKYLITPTMEHYTCMVDLLARAGHLEEAHDFIERMPINPDAKLLTAFLSSCCHHKNVELARTVGQKLLQLQPQEAGAYISLSNFYGLVGDLEGVANVRRLMLERGIRKEKACTWIEISRKVHSFESGDRSHPDYLKICKYLEVLIQKMKNIGYVPNTSMVAQNVDELTKEEILLGHSEKLAIALGLMSTHPGTCILIVKNLRVCADCHVFTGLISKIEGREIIARDSSRFHHFKGGVCSCGNYW; encoded by the coding sequence ATGCTTCAGAAAAATTTCTCATGGACCAGAAGGATCACTTGTTTGGCAAATCAAGTCCAAAGTCGAAAAGCCATAACCGAGTTTCGTCAACTGCAGAAGTCTGGGCAAAAAATAACTGAATTTCTTCTCTCATCAGTCGTCAAGGTCTGTGGAAGAGTTGAAGCTTTACAAGAAGGAAAGCAAGCTCATTGCCTGATACTGAAACTTGGGTTCAATGCAGATTTGATTCTAATGACAACCCTTCTTGACATGTACTCCAAATGCACCAACATTCAAGAAGCTTGCCGGGTGTTCGAGGAAATGCCCCAAAGAGACGTAGTTGTGACTAACAGTATGATTTCTGGGCTTTGCAGGTGTCACTTACCATCGTATGCAATCGATTTGTTTACCAAAATGAATGAATCTGAGAGAGATGTTGGTACTTGGAATTCGCTGATTTCGGGCCTTGGACAGAATTTAGAAGGGAGGACTGCGTTGATTATCTTTGGGAGGATGAGAGTGGAGGATGTTGAAGTTGATGTTATGACAATGATGAGCATTCTTTCCATTTGTGCCGATATGGCAATGATGGTTCATGCTCAACAAGTTCATGGGTTGGTGATTAAATCTGGGTTTGAGCAGTATTTACCAGTGGGAAATGCCATTGTTGACATGTATGCTAAGTGTGGATGTATGGATGATGCCTGTTTATGTTTTCAGAACATGCCATTCAAGAATGTGATCTCATGGACCTCTCTGATTTCTGGTTATGCAAAGCATGGATTAGGGATTGAAGCTCTGAAGGCATTCCAACAAATGGAAATGGAAGGTGTTGTGCCAAACAAAATCACATTCTTGGGTACTCTATATGCTTGTAGCCATGCAGGATTGTTACAAGAAGGATGGAGTAATTTTACAACCATGGTACACAAATACTTGATCACCCCAACGATGGAGCATTACACGTGCATGGTTGATCTCCTTGCTCGAGCTGGGCATCTGGAGGAGGCTCATGACTTCATAGAGAGGATGCCAATAAACCCGGATGCAAAGCTTCTCACAGCATTTCTCAGCTCATGTTGTCATCACAAGAATGTAGAGCTAGCTAGGACTGTTGGGCAGAAACTACTTCAGTTACAACCTCAGGAAGCAGGAGCCTACATCTCACTGTCAAACTTTTATGGACTTGTTGGGGACTTGGAAGGTGTTGCCAATGTGAGAAGGCTGATGTTAGAAAGGGGAATAAGGAAAGAGAAGGCCTGTACTTGGATTGAAATTAGCCGAAAAGTTCATAGCTTTGAATCAGGAGACAGGTCTCATCCTGATTACCTAAAGATCTGTAAGTACTTGGAAGTTCTTATtcagaaaatgaagaacattgGGTATGTCCCCAACACAAGTATGGTGGCCCAAAATGTGGATGAGCTAACCAAAGAAGAGATACTTCTTGGTCACAGTGAGAAGCTGGCCATTGCACTTGGGCTCATGAGCACGCATCCCGGTACATGCATCTTGATAGTTAAGAACCTTAGGGTATGTGCAGACTGCCATGTCTTTACAGGGTTGATCTCAAAGATTGAAGGGAGGGAGATAATTGCAAGAGATTCCAGCAGGTTTCATCATTTCAAAGGAGGAGTATGCTCTTGTGGAAACTACTGGTGA
- the LOC117916624 gene encoding protein LURP-one-related 7, whose amino-acid sequence MASSALAYPSDFQIPFDLFISKKHPGLPRGYLGLADSSGNIVYRVNRRSPKHNRVLLDAAGNPLISMRGSHDGSWQCFRGDGSGEDLIFRVERTLNTLTRTEFNIFLGGANCEDSTDFKMKGCPFQRSCTIYKGNSIVAQTSLMYKLGKAFVGRCKFRLTIFPGSGDHAVVVALIVIFFDGRRLSN is encoded by the exons ATGGCTTCTTCAGCTCTGGCGTACCCTTCAGATTTCCAAATTCCGTTCGATCTCTTCATCTCCAAGAAACATCCCGGCCTTCCACGTGGCTATCTCGGGTTGGCTGATTCCAGCGGGAATATCGTGTACAGAGTCAACCGTCGATCTCCGAAGCACAACAGAGTGCTCCTCGATGCCGCTGGCAATCCCCTAATTTCCATGCGCGGCAGCCAT GATGGATCTTGGCAATGCTTCAGAGGGGATGGTAGTGGGGAGGATTTGATATTCAGAGTTGAGAGAACACTGAATACACTTACTAGAACTGAGTTCAACATATTCCTCGGTGGTGCAAATTGTGAAGACTCCACAGATTTCAAGATGAAAGGTTGCCCATTCCAGAGGTCCTGCACCATCTACAAAGGCAATTCTATAGTAGCACAG ACTAGCCTCATGTACAAGCTTGGGAAGGCTTTTGTTGGGAGGTGCAAATTTCGACTAACCATATTTCCTGGGTCTGGTGATCATGCTGTGGTTGTGGCCttgattgtaatattttttgatGGACGAAGATTAAGTAACTGA